A stretch of Geomonas oryzisoli DNA encodes these proteins:
- a CDS encoding DUF2840 domain-containing protein: MSYCLTRLILMHQEKTRRWQLVFGEPEAIREVGGPFAERHVFFQPGQLFGVEFWEANEYGTVSWHVMVLRAVAPGERAHVLKQVAPGAEILLDAGGRKKVREALKWLRELSRNSLSLVALDPDYYRASHYKLKARLKPRDPAAPTGKVRDLLRR, from the coding sequence ATGTCTTATTGCCTGACCCGCCTTATACTGATGCACCAGGAGAAGACCAGGCGCTGGCAGCTGGTCTTCGGGGAGCCCGAGGCTATCCGCGAGGTGGGCGGGCCGTTCGCCGAGCGGCATGTCTTCTTTCAGCCCGGGCAGCTCTTCGGGGTAGAATTCTGGGAGGCGAACGAGTACGGCACGGTGAGCTGGCACGTGATGGTGCTGAGAGCCGTGGCACCTGGCGAGCGTGCGCACGTGCTGAAACAGGTTGCACCCGGGGCGGAGATCCTGCTCGACGCCGGGGGGAGGAAGAAGGTACGTGAGGCGCTTAAGTGGCTACGTGAACTTTCGCGGAATAGCCTGTCTCTTGTCGCACTCGATCCCGACTATTACCGCGCGTCGCACTATAAGCTGAAAGCGCGGCTGAAACCTCGCGACCCCGCCGCGCCCACGGGAAAAGTGCGCGACCTCTTGCGACGCTGA